From Vitis vinifera cultivar Pinot Noir 40024 chromosome 14, ASM3070453v1, a single genomic window includes:
- the LOC100266922 gene encoding LOW QUALITY PROTEIN: peroxidase 55 (The sequence of the model RefSeq protein was modified relative to this genomic sequence to represent the inferred CDS: inserted 2 bases in 1 codon; substituted 1 base at 1 genomic stop codon), with protein sequence MEGDIWGIGFVSFYVSILPSVICFLVILRNKHDLIDYLFDCFGTNIANRFLCLSLQGCDASVLISSPNGDAEKDSKDNHSLAGDGACDTVFKAKQAVEAACPEIGPCADILALAARDVVALVGSPXFSVELGCHDGLIPQASRVGGNLPEPPFDLDQLNSMLARHNLSQLDMIALSGAHTLGFSHCSRFANHLYSFSSSSPVDPSLDRDYAKQLMSVCPQNVDPSIAIDMDPVTSRTFDNVYYQNLVAGKGLFTSDEALILHXSAYTATDFANSPGEFNVAFITAMRKLGRVGVKTGDQGETRTGCTAFTS encoded by the exons ATGGAAGGAGATATTTGGGGGATCGGATTTGTATCTTTTTACGTTTCTATTTTACCTTCTGTTATCTGTTTTCTTGTCATTCTTAGAAACAAACATGACTTGattgattatttatttgattgttttggAACAAACATTGCAAACAGATTTCTGTGCTTATCTTTGCAGGGATGTGATGCCTCAGTCCTGATTTCATCACCAAATGGGGATGCGGAGAAGGATTCTAAAGATAATCACTCCCTTGCAGGAGACGGTGCCTGTGACACCGTATTCAAAGCCAAGCAAGCAGTAGAAGCAGCATGCCCAGAGATAGGCCCTTGTGCAGATATTCTGGCTCTAGCTGCCAGAGATGTTGTAGCCCTG GTTGGAAGCCCTTGATTCAGTGTAGAATTGGGTTGTCATGATGGTCTCATCCCTCAAGCATCTCGGGTTGGTGGAAACCTGCCAGAACCTCCCTTTGATCTTGACCAACTCAACTCCATGCTTGCGAGACACAACCTTAGCCAGCTTGATATGATAGCATTGTCTGGAGCACACACTCTAGGCTTCTCCCACTGCAGCCGCTTTGCCAACCACCTTTACTCATTCTCCTCATCCTCCCCGGTGGACCCTTCTCTAGACCGAGATTACGCCAAGCAGCTAATGTCAGTTTGCCCTCAGAATGTGGATCCCAGCATAGCAATTGACATGGATCCTGTAACCTCACGAACATTTGACAATGTGTATTACCAGAATCTGGTGGCAGGAAAGGGTTTGTTCACTTCAGATGAGGCACTGATCCTGCA CTCAGCCTATACAGCCACTGATTTTGCCAACAGCCCAGGTGAGTTCAATGTAGCTTTCATCACTGCAATGAGGAAGCTTGGGAGAGTTGGCGTCAAAACTGGTGACCAAGGAGAGACTAGGACGGGTTGCACAGCCTTCACTTCATGA
- the LOC100249751 gene encoding peroxidase 55, translated as MERKRGVLMEMRKMQAWRRLCLVMVLLMVGQGEGQLAENFYSSSCPNVEAIVKQEVSTKFSQTFTTIPATLRLFFHDCFVEGCDASVLISSPNGDAEKDSDDNLSLAGDGFDTVIKAKQSVEAACPGIVSCADILALAARDVVVLAGGPSFSVELGRRDGLISQASRVAGNLPEPSFDLDQLNSMFARHNLSQLDMIALSGAHTVGFSHCSRFANRLYSFSSSSQVDPSLDSDYAKQLMSGCPQNVDPSIAIDMDPVTPRTFDNEYYQNLVAGKGLFTSDEALFSDPSSQPTVTDFANSPGEFNGAFITAMRKLGRVGVKTGDQGEIRKDCTAFNS; from the exons ATGGAGAGGAAGAGAGGTGTGTTGATGGAGATGAGAAAAATGCAGGCATGGAGGAGGTTGTGTTTAGTGATGGTTCTGCTGATGGTGGGGCAGGGAGAGGGACAATTGGCGGAGAACTTTTACAGTTCGAGCTGTCCCAACGTGGAAGCTATAGTGAAACAAGAGGTTTCCACCAAGTTTAGTCAGACGTTCACGACAATCCCGGCTACTCTTCGACTGTTTTTCCATGACTGCTTTGTTGAG GGATGTGATGCCTCAGTCCTGATTTCATCACCAAATGGGGATGCAGAGAAGGATTCAGATGATAATCTCTCGCTTGCAGGAGACGGGTTTGACACTGTAATCAAAGCTAAGCAATCAGTAGAAGCAGCATGCCCAGGGATAGTCTCTTGTGCTGATATTCTGGCTCTAGCTGCCAGAGATGTTGTAGTCCTG GCTGGAGGCCCTTCATTCAGTGTAGAATTGGGTCGTCGTGATGGCCTTATCTCTCAAGCATCTCGGGTTGCAGGAAACCTGCCAGAACCCTCCTTTGATCTTGACCAACTCAACTCCATGTTTGCAAGACACAACCTTAGCCAGCTTGACATGATAGCATTGTCTGGAGCACACACTGTAGGCTTCTCCCACTGCAGCCGCTTTGCCAACCGCCTATATTCATTCTCCTCATCCTCCCAGGTGGACCCTTCTCTAGACTCAGACTACGCCAAGCAGCTAATGTCGGGCTGCCCTCAGAATGTGGATCCCAGCATAGCAATTGACATGGATCCTGTAACCCCACGAACATTCGACAATGAGTATTACCAGAATCTGGTGGCAGGAAAGGGTTTGTTCACTTCAGATGAGGCGCTCTTCAGTGACCCTTCATCTCAGCCTACAGTCACTGATTTTGCCAACAGCCCAGGTGAGTTCAATGGAGCTTTCATCACCGCAATGAGGAAGCTTGGGAGAGTTGGCGTCAAAACTGGTGACCAAGGAGAGATTAGGAAGGATTGCACAGCCTTTAATTCATGA
- the LOC100249687 gene encoding uncharacterized protein LOC100249687 — protein sequence MEVVMEESQLGFPYWSSVRRRFGPESPFFTSGNIERELLAKQVALDLTEDEKQHLQNLEDEEGRGLFCPIVGCGARLTSLEGFEDHYNARHTASCSVCSRVYPTSRLLSIHVSEAHDSFFQAKVARGYAMYECLVEGCGMKLKSYKSRQQHLVDKHKFPTSFEFFKKGQPSKKRRQKLQRKQAVHKREEASSTMEIEEETISGLVSAVSKLSTSDSTPSSVSFGRHHTRGFTFVPRAVQNEKRPDSTQAITKR from the exons ATGGAGGTGGTTATGGAAGAAAGCCAATTAGGGTTTCCGTACTGGAGCTCAGTTCGACGGAGATTCGGCCCAGAATCTCCTTTCTTTACTTCCGGAAACATTGAGAGAGAACTTCTCGCCAAACAG GTTGCATTGGACTTAACTGAAGATGAAAAGCAACATCTTCAGAATTTGGAAGATGAAGAAGGCAG GGGCTTATTTTGTCCAATTGTTGGTTGTGGGGCACGCTTGACTTCTTTGGAAGGCTTTGAAGATCACTATAATGCACGACATACTGCATCTTGCTCGGTTTGCTCAAGAGTTTACCCAACATCCCGCCTGCTCAGCATACATGTGTCAGAAGCACATGATTCTTTCTTTCAGGCAAAAGTTGCTCGTGGTTATGCAATG TATGAATGCTTGGTCGAAGGCTGTGGTATGAAGCTTAAGAGCTATAAAAGTCGTCAGCAGCATCTGGTGGACAAACATAAATTCCCCACTTCCTTTGAGTTCTTTAAGAAGGGCCAGCCATCCAAGAAACGGAGGCAGAAACTCCAACGTAAACAAGCTGTTCACAAGAGGGAGGAGGCTTCAAGCACCATGGaaatagaagaagaaactaTTAGTGGCCTTGTTTCAGCAGTCTCAAAATTAAGCACTTCAGACTCAACTCCTTCCTCTGTCAGCTTTGGCCGTCACCACACTCGTGGCTTCACATTTGTCCCTCGTGCTGTTCAGAATGAAAAAAGGCCAGACTCCACACAAGCAATTACTAAGAGATAG